The following coding sequences lie in one Actinomycetota bacterium genomic window:
- a CDS encoding bifunctional 5,10-methylenetetrahydrofolate dehydrogenase/5,10-methenyltetrahydrofolate cyclohydrolase: MAELISGIRISAEIKNEIKEEVKELVRVKGVKPGLGVILVGEDPASKVYVANKQKGCEEVGFLSETARMPTDATEEQILRQIKLYQGRDDIHGLLVQLPLPPHINKNKILYAISPDKDVDGFHPVNLGRLVSRQEGFVPATPAGVIEMLKREKIEIKGKNATMVGHSEIIGKPCALLLLNEWATVTVCHIETADLKSHTRGADILVVAVGEPGLIRGDMIKEGAVVVDIGINRITKDKADKKLLEWRKEDFENKGATLVGDVDFQEAELKASAITPVPGGVGPMTIAMLLNNTLLSAKRYAGIR; this comes from the coding sequence ATGGCTGAATTGATTAGCGGAATCAGAATCTCTGCAGAAATAAAAAATGAAATAAAAGAAGAAGTAAAAGAACTTGTCAGGGTTAAAGGAGTAAAACCCGGTCTTGGGGTTATACTTGTCGGAGAAGATCCTGCTTCAAAAGTTTATGTGGCAAACAAGCAGAAAGGTTGCGAAGAAGTCGGCTTTCTTTCAGAAACTGCCAGAATGCCGACAGACGCAACAGAAGAACAGATACTAAGACAGATAAAGCTTTATCAGGGCAGAGACGACATACACGGCCTGCTGGTTCAACTGCCACTGCCGCCGCATATAAACAAAAACAAAATACTATATGCAATTTCTCCGGATAAGGATGTAGACGGTTTCCATCCTGTAAACCTTGGGAGGCTTGTTTCCCGGCAAGAGGGGTTTGTTCCCGCAACTCCTGCCGGAGTAATAGAAATGCTGAAAAGAGAGAAAATAGAGATTAAAGGCAAAAATGCCACAATGGTAGGCCATAGTGAAATTATTGGGAAACCATGTGCCCTGCTTCTTCTAAATGAATGGGCCACTGTGACAGTGTGTCATATTGAGACAGCAGATTTAAAATCACACACAAGAGGCGCAGATATTCTCGTAGTGGCAGTCGGCGAGCCGGGTCTGATAAGAGGAGACATGATAAAAGAAGGAGCAGTTGTAGTAGATATCGGCATAAACAGAATAACAAAGGATAAAGCTGATAAAAAGCTGCTTGAATGGAGAAAAGAGGATTTTGAAAATAAAGGTGCGACACTTGTGGGGGATGTTGATTTTCAGGAAGCAGAACTCAAGGCCAGCGCAATAACTCCTGTTCCGGGAGGAGTAGGCCCCATGACTATAGCAATGCTTTTAAATAATACTCTTCTGTCAGCCAAAAGATATGCAGGTATAAGATAA
- a CDS encoding EutN/CcmL family microcompartment protein produces MYYGKVIGNIVSTVKCKGLEGKKLLVVRPIDMETKTLSDKFIIAVDTTSSGIGDFVGYEDGKEASWAFDPEEVPTDATVIAIIDKINILGN; encoded by the coding sequence ATGTATTACGGAAAAGTAATAGGAAACATTGTTTCCACTGTCAAATGTAAAGGGCTTGAAGGGAAAAAACTGCTTGTAGTCAGGCCGATTGATATGGAAACAAAAACCTTGTCGGATAAATTTATAATTGCTGTTGACACAACATCTTCAGGTATAGGCGATTTTGTTGGTTATGAAGACGGAAAAGAAGCATCATGGGCTTTTGACCCTGAAGAAGTCCCGACAGATGCTACGGTAATTGCAATAATAGATAAAATCAATATTCTGGGGAATTAA
- a CDS encoding EutN/CcmL family microcompartment protein encodes MILGKVIGSVVCALKDKSLDGSKLLLVKAIDLNDNLLEPFVVAVDTIGVGIGEKVLVVNGSSARMTDDTKDKSVDSVIVAKVDSMNIQE; translated from the coding sequence ATGATACTTGGGAAAGTAATAGGTTCTGTGGTATGCGCCTTAAAGGATAAAAGCCTTGATGGCAGTAAGCTCTTGCTGGTAAAAGCCATAGATCTCAATGATAATCTTCTTGAACCATTTGTAGTGGCAGTCGACACCATAGGAGTCGGTATAGGCGAAAAAGTGCTTGTGGTGAACGGAAGTTCGGCAAGAATGACTGATGACACAAAAGATAAAAGCGTGGATTCTGTTATCGTCGCAAAAGTAGATTCCATGAACATTCAGGAATAA